CCGAATGAAGTTCcaaaaaaaatcataaatttgGTTTTCTAATCATGTTTTTACTTAAAGTTTATTTAACCCTAATCTCATCAAACCATTTCTTCCCCTCTTGTTCCACACCCACCTTTGGAAACTTAAAGCTTAGGGTATACGGGGTGTCATCGGTGACCCCCATCGGTGACCCAAAATCCCGAGCGGGGATGCACCGCCATCATTGCGGTGACCAAGAGAGAGAGGGTGAATTAggtggcggctcaccgaagagagagggaggagagagagaggggcggTCCAATCAcagctttcctttttttttttttaaaaaaaaaaaaaccaatttacctaagaggggagtgacgccatcaaattggggtgttaggggagtttaagaggggacttgacgtggcacacggggattggtttggcgtaagagaggggactcacctattaggtgagcacccccttcacccttaacAACCCATTTACCAGCTCAGCTTTGATGttactggtgttgatgttatctgGTAAATCAATGTTGCAGCTGTAGTTTTGGTTTGTAGTGTCAATCTCTTTGTCCTCTCGACGGCCTTTGATGCACAGAGACTTGCGCTCAAGTTGTTCAACTGATAGAGATGCTTTCACTCCCTTCTTTGCACATCCAGGCATGTCGACGGATACATGTATATTGTCAGCCGTCTCAACGATACGACTGTGTGCAACTGTGTCTTCCATAACACCTGATGTCATGAAAAACAAAACAACCAAATCAGATCAAATGTCTGTCATGGTGGCATAGAATTCAGTGTGGCAATCGTGTTGGGTTGCATAAACGCTTAATATCGTATAACTACTACATGACCTGTAACTTATTCTAACTAGTCAAACGGGTTGTATGAAAATACTTGAAAGATACGATACCATCAGTGTTGAAAAACCGAGAAGCCGAGACGCGTCTACGTAACAGGAGTCGAGATCTGGAGAGGAGGCTTGAAGATTGCCTGAGAATGGCAGCCATCATAAACTTGGGACACAAGTTTCTTATGAAGAGAAAGGTGGGGAGAAAGTTGGTTGTTTACATAGCCGGGATGAAGGCTCCTATTACTTGGAGAAAAAGATTTGTCAAAATTTCATTAAGAAAATAgtattttgaattttttaatgaCACTCGTACCAATAAgattttgagcaatttgttcaaAAGTGTCTTTTTGAGTTGTTGGTAACTCATATTTTCATTGACTCGGACTGAGATTTTTTTACTGGTCTGTCCTAATCTGTATTTGTCTTGACTTGTTACCCAAGCTGACCCGTCTAAATgaattctttatttttttttttcaaaaaagtaATGTCACTAGTTATATAATCCACATAAGCATTAGGAATAAAAAAATAATGACCTAACACATTGTCAAGCTAACCTAAGGTTATGTGTTACCGTCACGGCAAACAACGCGAAAGATGGACACGTAAGACGGCGCGGATGAAACAAACCATAACACATCGGCGCCAGAAAGAGCGTTGGGAGAGATATTTGTTAATTTATTGTTTCTCTAGAGATTTCAAGATATTATCTACTTTTTAAACTCAACAACCAATAAGAATTAATATGATTTAGTATAAAAGTTTA
This genomic stretch from Helianthus annuus cultivar XRQ/B chromosome 8, HanXRQr2.0-SUNRISE, whole genome shotgun sequence harbors:
- the LOC110871074 gene encoding heat shock 22 kDa protein, mitochondrial-like, which encodes MMAAILRQSSSLLSRSRLLLRRRVSASRFFNTDGVMEDTVAHSRIVETADNIHVSVDMPGCAKKGVKASLSVEQLERKSLCIKGRREDKEIDTTNQNYSCNIDLPDNINTSNIKAELVNGLLRVKGVLT